One genomic region from Melioribacteraceae bacterium encodes:
- a CDS encoding flagellar hook capping FlgD N-terminal domain-containing protein, whose amino-acid sequence MVNSIINTSATGTVKENKGTLGKDDFLKLMIQQLKNQDPLNPLDGTEYASQLAQFSSLEQLANLNSSITKSMDVNYLLTQSINNTMVANLIGKEVKISGNNISAVGQESIDIGYNLPVQAKSVVIKISDKNGNIVRMIDGSVEAGTCKVSWDLSDNNGNKVNNGDYTFEVEAYNIGGEKMTLSTYKLGLIDGVRFTENGSMLLVGGAEYSISDILEILNRSNNGGNE is encoded by the coding sequence ATGGTTAATTCAATTATAAATACATCTGCAACAGGAACAGTTAAGGAAAATAAAGGGACGCTAGGTAAAGATGATTTTTTAAAACTGATGATTCAGCAATTGAAAAATCAGGATCCTCTTAATCCGCTTGATGGTACCGAATATGCATCACAGCTGGCCCAGTTCAGCTCGCTTGAACAGCTGGCTAACCTTAATTCTTCTATAACCAAAAGTATGGACGTAAATTATTTGCTGACCCAATCGATAAATAATACAATGGTTGCAAACCTGATCGGAAAGGAAGTTAAGATAAGTGGAAATAATATCAGCGCGGTTGGTCAGGAGAGTATCGATATCGGCTATAATCTACCGGTTCAAGCAAAATCGGTTGTAATTAAAATATCCGATAAGAATGGAAATATTGTCCGGATGATTGACGGATCTGTTGAAGCCGGCACCTGTAAAGTTTCCTGGGATCTTTCCGATAATAATGGTAACAAAGTTAATAATGGTGATTATACGTTTGAAGTTGAAGCATATAATATCGGCGGTGAAAAGATGACTCTCTCAACATACAAGCTCGGACTTATAGATGGAGTCAGGTTTACCGAAAACGGTTCGATGCTCTTGGTTGGGGGAGCCGAATATTCAATATCAGATATTCTGGAAATATTAAATAGATCAAACAATGGAGGTAATGAATGA
- a CDS encoding TIGR02530 family flagellar biosynthesis protein yields MTEINGVSVPFIPIVGNQEVVRKQFDPVSSSFDSIFKEELEKVKFSNHAIKRLESRNIQLSETDIEKIQSAVEKAELKGSKDSLVMMDNTAFIVNIPNKTVVTAMEVSGSNENVFTNIDSVVFAY; encoded by the coding sequence ATGACAGAGATCAATGGGGTATCTGTCCCTTTTATCCCGATTGTTGGTAACCAGGAAGTTGTAAGAAAACAGTTCGATCCGGTCTCCTCTTCATTCGATTCTATTTTCAAAGAGGAACTGGAAAAGGTCAAATTTTCCAATCATGCCATTAAAAGACTTGAATCAAGGAATATTCAGCTAAGCGAGACAGATATTGAAAAAATTCAATCCGCTGTCGAAAAAGCCGAATTGAAAGGATCCAAAGATTCGCTGGTAATGATGGATAATACCGCCTTTATCGTAAATATTCCGAACAAAACTGTAGTTACTGCTATGGAAGTTAGCGGTTCGAATGAGAATGTTTTTACCAACATCGACAGTGTAGTATTTGCATATTAA
- a CDS encoding flagellar hook protein FlgE yields MALLTSLFAGVSGLRNHQSMMDVIGNNISNVNTIGFKGSRVTFSDTFNQFVKAGTNPTETTGGTNSFQVGLGMKINSIDRNWNQGTFERTGITTDLGLQGSGMFVLKSNGQSFFSRAGAFIFDADGKLVSPQNGAVVQGKVASAEGVIPPGNNLEDIVIDTNLKLPAVSTTNIKWGGNLKSNSELTRTQRVIQRGNINSSALDVGDSTSPIVATVYNEYGNPFTFDITYEKTADNTYDLNWSLKDEEGTELDSGSIEDLVYADDGTGVFTLNAASLAEFDGTNNRVNIPTSNIDFVFDATTVTQNSSTQTLSVSADNNRIPNVVSGSVTMFDSLGTSHQVTLKFTKIDDNLWTWTAGVPGQSTIDGKPLSTSGTILFNADGTIDPANISPNNPQLTFVPKGGANTAVIDLDFGSGFGGVTQTSSSSVVSALSQNGSPSASLSNINIDQYGNIVGIFSNGSSRNLAQVMVATFNNLNGLISVGDNMYSAYANSGEPRITSLGEESGTTVQSGALEQSNVDLSEEFTRMIVSQRGFQANARVITTADNLLQEITNLIR; encoded by the coding sequence ATGGCACTCTTAACTTCACTTTTCGCAGGTGTATCCGGTTTACGTAATCATCAGTCCATGATGGATGTAATCGGCAACAATATTTCCAACGTTAATACAATCGGCTTCAAGGGCTCGCGCGTAACATTCAGCGATACTTTTAATCAATTTGTTAAAGCAGGTACCAATCCGACCGAAACAACAGGCGGTACCAACTCATTCCAGGTAGGCCTTGGTATGAAAATCAATTCAATCGATCGCAACTGGAACCAGGGTACATTTGAAAGAACCGGAATTACAACTGATCTCGGTCTCCAGGGTTCCGGTATGTTTGTTCTTAAAAGCAACGGCCAGAGCTTCTTTTCAAGAGCAGGCGCATTTATTTTCGACGCAGACGGAAAACTTGTTAGTCCGCAGAACGGTGCTGTTGTTCAGGGTAAGGTTGCAAGCGCAGAAGGCGTTATCCCTCCGGGCAACAATCTTGAAGATATTGTTATCGATACTAACCTTAAATTGCCGGCAGTTTCAACTACCAACATCAAATGGGGCGGTAACCTTAAAAGTAATTCCGAATTAACACGCACTCAGAGAGTTATCCAGAGAGGAAATATCAACTCTTCAGCTCTTGATGTTGGCGATTCAACTTCTCCTATCGTTGCTACAGTTTATAACGAATACGGCAATCCTTTTACTTTCGATATCACCTATGAAAAAACGGCTGATAATACTTACGACCTGAACTGGTCATTGAAAGATGAAGAAGGTACCGAATTAGACAGCGGCTCAATTGAAGATCTGGTTTACGCAGACGACGGAACCGGTGTTTTCACTCTTAATGCCGCTTCGCTTGCTGAATTCGACGGTACAAACAACAGAGTTAATATTCCAACTTCAAATATCGACTTTGTATTCGATGCAACAACTGTAACTCAGAATTCAAGTACACAAACACTCAGCGTTTCCGCAGACAATAACAGAATACCAAACGTTGTTAGTGGTTCGGTTACGATGTTTGATTCTCTGGGTACTTCACACCAGGTAACCTTGAAGTTTACAAAGATCGACGATAATTTATGGACATGGACAGCAGGCGTACCCGGTCAGAGCACAATAGACGGAAAGCCCCTTTCTACTTCCGGAACTATCCTATTTAATGCAGACGGTACCATCGACCCGGCAAATATTTCTCCGAATAACCCGCAGTTAACATTTGTACCTAAAGGCGGTGCAAATACCGCGGTAATCGATCTCGATTTCGGTTCTGGTTTCGGCGGTGTAACTCAGACTTCCTCCAGCTCCGTTGTTAGTGCATTATCGCAGAATGGTTCTCCTTCGGCTTCTCTATCGAATATAAATATCGATCAGTATGGAAATATAGTCGGTATTTTTTCGAACGGTAGTTCAAGAAATTTAGCACAGGTAATGGTTGCAACATTCAACAACCTGAACGGTTTGATTAGCGTTGGTGATAATATGTACTCCGCCTATGCAAACAGCGGCGAACCTAGAATTACCAGTCTCGGCGAAGAGAGCGGTACTACTGTTCAGTCGGGTGCGCTTGAACAATCGAACGTTGATCTCTCCGAGGAATTCACACGTATGATCGTATCTCAAAGAGGATTCCAGGCAAATGCGAGAGTCATTACAACGGCCGATAATCTTCTTCAGGAAATCACAAACCTTATCAGATAA
- the fliM gene encoding flagellar motor switch protein FliM — protein MAEILSQQEIDALLNNIKSGTDQKTETPVEKEIVLFDFRLPNRISKNQLRIIRNICENFAESFSQFLVTKLQNAVSINVASVDQIYYSEYMLSVSNPACLFTFDIKDTDVKGILEINTDLGFLLVDKLLGGSGIGSKQLKVITPIEQKVLRVVVDRVMFDLKKAWQTVDNLEFVFDRFEQDIDFAQITSQSESVLLISFEIMIGEQSYLMNVCFATFAFDNILAKINTQKLSTIRATKYYGVTSKEVITNHLTKTHIPIQVEFGTARLSIKELMSLEKGDVIRLDTKIDDEHKVKTEGRILFTGRSGIVNNHKAIKIIRKILEEKKSY, from the coding sequence ATGGCAGAGATTTTATCACAGCAGGAAATTGATGCGCTGCTTAATAATATTAAAAGCGGCACCGATCAGAAAACGGAAACACCGGTTGAAAAGGAAATTGTTCTGTTCGATTTCAGACTCCCCAACAGAATCTCGAAAAATCAACTCCGTATAATCAGAAATATCTGCGAAAACTTTGCCGAAAGTTTTTCCCAGTTCCTAGTTACTAAACTTCAAAACGCAGTAAGTATTAATGTTGCTTCGGTAGACCAGATCTATTATTCGGAATATATGCTTTCTGTTTCCAATCCCGCATGTCTCTTTACGTTTGATATTAAAGATACCGACGTCAAAGGAATACTTGAAATTAATACCGACCTTGGATTTCTGCTTGTTGATAAACTGCTCGGGGGAAGCGGTATCGGCTCCAAACAGTTAAAGGTAATTACTCCGATTGAACAGAAAGTACTAAGAGTAGTAGTTGACCGAGTGATGTTCGATCTTAAAAAGGCATGGCAGACCGTTGATAACCTTGAATTTGTATTCGACCGGTTTGAACAGGATATCGATTTTGCTCAGATTACATCGCAGAGTGAATCCGTCCTCCTGATCTCATTCGAAATAATGATCGGTGAACAATCCTATCTGATGAATGTATGCTTCGCTACATTCGCTTTCGATAACATTCTGGCTAAGATCAATACCCAGAAGCTGTCAACAATACGTGCCACCAAATATTACGGAGTTACTTCTAAAGAAGTGATTACAAATCATCTTACAAAAACACATATACCAATTCAGGTTGAATTCGGTACGGCAAGACTTTCCATAAAAGAATTGATGAGTCTGGAAAAAGGCGACGTAATAAGACTTGATACAAAGATTGACGACGAACATAAAGTGAAAACGGAAGGCCGTATTCTTTTCACCGGCAGATCGGGTATTGTAAATAATCATAAGGCAATTAAAATAATTCGTAAAATTTTAGAAGAAAAAAAATCATACTGA
- a CDS encoding flagellar basal body-associated FliL family protein — protein MENTKEEKIVEQPEEKKIEEAPVKKGFSIKFLAIGLPLFIVQLVGVYFITANILIPKIQSHSTPVETDSVATSIPAEDTISNPDLGKYIYVVDDLIINPAGTDGKRLLLSSLGFDLPSEKSHSELKDKEILVKDAIISVLSSKDMIQLGNSGYRDTLRMQITQKLNRLMPHIKINNVYFSKYILQ, from the coding sequence ATGGAAAACACAAAAGAAGAAAAAATCGTAGAGCAGCCGGAAGAGAAGAAAATTGAAGAAGCCCCTGTTAAAAAAGGGTTTAGTATTAAATTCCTAGCCATTGGGCTTCCGTTATTTATTGTTCAGCTAGTTGGTGTTTATTTTATCACTGCTAACATACTTATACCGAAAATTCAATCACACTCAACTCCGGTTGAAACCGACTCCGTTGCGACCAGTATTCCGGCGGAAGATACAATTTCCAATCCCGATCTGGGAAAATATATCTATGTTGTCGACGACCTTATAATTAATCCCGCGGGTACAGATGGAAAAAGACTGCTTCTTTCTTCACTCGGTTTTGACCTTCCAAGTGAAAAATCCCATTCAGAATTGAAAGACAAAGAAATTCTTGTTAAAGATGCTATCATTTCCGTACTCAGCAGTAAAGATATGATTCAACTTGGGAATTCCGGATATCGTGATACTTTAAGAATGCAGATAACGCAGAAATTAAACCGTTTGATGCCTCATATAAAAATAAACAACGTTTATTTCAGTAAATATATTCTACAATAA